Proteins encoded by one window of Rattus rattus isolate New Zealand chromosome 10, Rrattus_CSIRO_v1, whole genome shotgun sequence:
- the LOC116911423 gene encoding sphingolipid delta(4)-desaturase DES1-like: protein MGSRVSREDFEWVYTDEPHAQRRREILAKYPEIKSLMKPDPNLIWIVTAMLLVQLASFYLVKDLEWKWLMFWSYVFGSTINHSMTLAIHEISHNFPFGHHRALWNRWFGIFTNLPFGIPYSISYKMYHIDHHRYLGTAGIDVDAPSDFEGWFFCTTFRKLVWVAFQPFFLLFRPYFVNPKPMTYLETINIVSQITFNIVIYYVWGIKSLVYMLAASLLGLGLNPISGHFIADHFMFSKGQDTNSYYGPLNFFMFNGGYHNEHHDFPSIPGSCLPQVRRIAAEYYDALPHHTSWVKVLYDFVTDDTMSPYSRIKRPPKENEVLHK, encoded by the exons CGAAGTATCCAGAGATAAAATCCTTGATGAAGCCCGACCCTAACCTGATCTGGATCGTAACCGCAATGCTTCTCGTCCAGTTGGCTTCGTTTTACTTGGTCAAAGACTTAGAGTGGAAATGGCTCATGTTTTGGTCCTATGTCTTTGGCAGCACTATTAACCATTCAATGACTCTGGCTATCCATGAGATTTCCCACAACTTCCCCTTCGGCCACCACAGGGCCCTGTGGAACCGCTGGTTTGGGATATTTACTAATCTCCCTTTTGGGATTCCATATTCGATTTCCTATAAAATGTATCACATAGATCACCACCGATACCTTGGAACTGCTGGCATTGACGTGGATGCTCCTTCTGACTTTGAGGGCTGGTTCTTCTGCACCACTTTCAGGAAGCTTGTCTGGGTTGCTTTCCaacctttttttctcttatttcgaCCTTATTTCGTCAACCCTAAACCAATGACTTACCTGGAAACTATTAATATTGTGAGCCAGATCACTTTTAACATTGTCATTTACTACGTCTGGGGAATTAAATCTTTAGTCTACATGTTGGCAGCCTCTCTCCTTGGCTTGGGCTTGAATCCCATTTCTGGGCATTTTATAGCTGACCACTTCATGTTCTCAAAGGGACAAGACACTAACTCCTATTATGGGCCTCTTAACTTTTTCATGTTCAATGGCGGCTACCACAACGAACACCACGACTTCCCCAGTATTCCTGGAAGCTGTCTTCCTCAG GTGCGGAGAATCGCAGCTGAGTACTATGACGCGCTCCCGCATCACACCTCCTGGGTGAAGGTGCTGTATGACTTTGTGACGGATGACACAATGAGCCCCTACTCCAGGATAAAGAGGCCACCGAAAGAGAACGAGGTTCTACATAAATAA